From Enterococcus wangshanyuanii, the proteins below share one genomic window:
- the truA gene encoding tRNA pseudouridine(38-40) synthase TruA, producing MRNIKLTIEYDGARYLGWQRLGDSDKTIQGKIEKVLKQMTGNEIEIIGSGRTDAGTHARGQVANFKTDTEMKTSEILDFLNRYLPRDIVVKKVEDMPERFHARYNAVGKKYSYYIWNDSIPTAFERNYSFQFPQELNLDLMNEACQKLIGKHDFIGFSALKKTKKSTVRTIDDLSIHREGSLLRITFVGDGFLYKMVRIIMGTLLEIGSGKRAITTIDDIFEQKVRSEAGETVPAQGLFLDEVYY from the coding sequence ATGCGAAATATCAAATTGACGATTGAATATGATGGTGCCAGATATCTTGGTTGGCAACGACTTGGAGATTCTGATAAAACGATTCAGGGGAAAATCGAAAAAGTCTTAAAGCAAATGACAGGAAATGAGATAGAAATCATCGGTTCCGGTCGAACTGATGCTGGAACACATGCTCGTGGACAAGTAGCAAATTTTAAGACCGATACTGAGATGAAGACAAGCGAGATACTCGATTTTTTAAATCGCTATTTACCAAGAGATATTGTAGTGAAAAAAGTAGAAGACATGCCTGAACGTTTCCACGCGCGTTATAATGCAGTTGGGAAAAAATATAGTTATTATATTTGGAATGATTCTATTCCAACAGCGTTTGAGAGGAATTATAGCTTTCAATTTCCGCAAGAATTGAACCTTGATTTAATGAATGAAGCCTGTCAGAAATTGATTGGAAAACATGATTTCATCGGTTTTTCTGCATTGAAAAAGACAAAAAAATCGACCGTTCGAACAATCGATGATCTTTCGATCCATCGCGAAGGAAGCTTGCTGCGGATTACTTTTGTTGGAGATGGTTTTTTATATAAAATGGTTCGGATCATCATGGGCACACTGCTGGAAATTGGCAGTGGCAAAAGAGCTATCACAACGATCGATGACATATTTGAGCAAAAAGTCCGAAGTGAAGCGGGCGAAACGGTGCCGGCGCAAGGACTTTTTCTTGATGAAGTGTATTATTAA
- a CDS encoding alpha/beta hydrolase, producing MKKTRQLANGAAVDIYQAEGIEPQKTIIYFHGGGLIYGTKGDLTEELKQVFLKNDFQVIAVDYLLAPNTTLPNILTALEDTVALLKDEVIQSRPFGFCGRSAGSFLMLQLVKRGVTPRPDFLINFYGYTDLSFLDSPRHLIEQTISEKEIQQVDQENKIWDDPFLNRYLLYHYAVQNQMISKFYGINEETIHEFAITKETLQTFPPCFSSASSSDEEIPFRYSKLLGKTIPNSRFEPVYYLEHDFLKLSQDSQVQKVLKHLDNWLTSVL from the coding sequence ATGAAAAAAACACGCCAATTAGCTAATGGCGCAGCTGTAGATATTTATCAAGCAGAAGGTATTGAACCACAAAAAACGATCATTTACTTTCACGGCGGTGGTCTTATCTATGGTACAAAAGGAGATTTAACTGAAGAATTAAAACAAGTCTTTTTAAAAAATGATTTCCAAGTGATCGCCGTCGATTATTTACTTGCACCAAACACAACCTTACCAAATATCCTGACTGCACTTGAAGACACAGTTGCTTTATTGAAAGACGAAGTGATCCAGTCACGCCCATTCGGCTTTTGCGGACGTTCTGCAGGGAGCTTTTTGATGTTGCAGTTAGTTAAGCGAGGAGTAACACCTCGACCTGATTTTTTGATCAATTTTTACGGATACACAGACTTATCGTTTCTTGATTCGCCACGACATTTAATCGAGCAAACGATCTCTGAAAAAGAAATCCAGCAAGTGGATCAAGAAAATAAAATCTGGGATGATCCTTTTTTGAATAGATACCTTCTTTATCACTATGCTGTTCAAAACCAAATGATCAGTAAATTTTATGGCATAAATGAGGAAACTATCCATGAGTTCGCCATCACAAAAGAAACGCTACAGACATTTCCTCCTTGTTTCAGCAGCGCCAGTAGTTCTGATGAAGAAATCCCGTTTCGCTATAGCAAACTACTTGGAAAAACGATTCCTAACAGCAGATTTGAACCTGTTTACTATCTGGAACATGATTTTCTTAAGCTTTCACAGGACAGTCAGGTACAAAAGGTGCTTAAACATTTAGACAACTGGTTAACTTCCGTATTATAA
- a CDS encoding LTA synthase family protein yields MVKNKSTRFNYLPIIVACLLMVIQRVLRSAIEIPEHSIYATRFYLYQVINALVMIGINLFPIYLGFYTKKLKEKNIFKKLGHYFLMYILTSVAINIFFFFLQNSLNIRDYWMILFPISQNNFGYGVSCVLVLLFLPKLISWLDQTSEQRLQRSLLLISFLFVVLPTLFSKDLWGFQEGKSILWVLYLVLLGYFLQRMQVLQKVRFPLMHLMVSASLLVSTIFIMAIVSLQMRNDVSTATRFCVPFSLFAMYYTLSLFISLESRKFLRWTVSTDTIAATLVSNQLAINIPLVPYIISTYYRKAYPDSGGQWLKSMMLYIGLWFGASLALAIGNILIQKTKIFTFVARKLTVGSLADLKNMFLKVVQWFKYKRRLIFTALFFYIFTIIQMFLISEKQLSISVSDTVNAYGFILLKRQAPIFLNVLIIMMFFIFLLIITNKFWHSFILTLVIDLVITISNYLKIALREEPVLPSDLKLLTGINEIIDMVNPIIIFVGIAVIVLLAISSYILERRAKRLYNLKISWKKRGIELTVILLFFSSLFFVNHKNSPSYLFFNLFRVNRYFYNQKLGAQINGPIVQFLNNIDVLVMDEPKDYSEEKVKAIMKKYDKAAETINKDRLDWAENETVIFNLSESFSDPKRVPNLTIDNDPMPYVRQLMKQTTSGLMLSNGYGGGTANMEWGALTSLDISNLSPTLPTPYTQLVEKQFVSPNITNLFDETIAIHPYVATLYNRKNVFEKFGFDTFYYVDGPDELTYQDKIDDNIYISDFSAYNETLDKLKANLDTTQFIQLSTMQNHMPYKDYYQENNFSFSGNAVVRDRHSELNTYMQGMYYTDEAVKYFIQELDKIEKPITFVFYGDHLPSLYSGNNMGKYGLVQHETDYFIYSNRYSRERSKKLNKKIVAPYNFPSLALEQANIKITPFYALMTKLTNDVLASTTDPSASISNNYNGQKIFVTDNNKTLSESDLSSKQKELLHEYRLIQYDLTAGEEYASEWASQSVVNQE; encoded by the coding sequence ATGGTTAAAAACAAATCTACAAGGTTCAATTACCTACCGATAATTGTGGCCTGCTTGTTGATGGTGATTCAAAGAGTACTACGTTCAGCAATAGAAATTCCTGAACATTCGATTTATGCGACACGATTTTATTTGTATCAAGTAATCAATGCTTTGGTCATGATAGGAATCAATCTTTTTCCTATCTATTTGGGATTTTATACGAAAAAACTTAAGGAAAAGAATATTTTTAAGAAGTTAGGGCACTATTTTTTGATGTATATCCTAACATCTGTTGCAATAAATATTTTCTTCTTTTTCCTGCAAAATTCACTTAATATTCGTGATTATTGGATGATTTTATTTCCGATCAGTCAAAATAATTTTGGCTATGGCGTATCTTGTGTACTAGTATTACTATTTTTGCCTAAGCTTATCTCATGGTTGGATCAAACGTCAGAGCAAAGACTCCAAAGGAGTTTGTTGCTTATTTCTTTTTTATTTGTGGTGCTACCAACCTTATTTAGTAAAGATTTATGGGGATTTCAAGAAGGGAAAAGTATTCTTTGGGTCTTGTATCTTGTCTTGCTTGGCTATTTCCTGCAACGGATGCAAGTACTACAAAAAGTTCGTTTTCCTTTGATGCATCTGATGGTGAGTGCATCACTTTTGGTCAGTACGATTTTCATTATGGCTATAGTTTCCTTGCAGATGAGAAACGATGTTTCGACTGCAACACGTTTTTGTGTGCCGTTTTCTTTATTTGCTATGTATTATACACTGAGTTTATTTATTAGCTTAGAGAGTCGAAAGTTTTTAAGATGGACTGTTTCAACGGATACGATTGCTGCGACATTAGTCAGCAACCAACTGGCAATCAATATACCATTAGTTCCGTATATTATTTCAACCTATTACAGAAAAGCGTATCCCGATTCAGGTGGGCAATGGCTAAAGTCAATGATGCTGTATATTGGTCTTTGGTTTGGGGCTTCACTAGCATTAGCTATAGGTAATATCTTGATTCAAAAAACAAAAATTTTCACATTTGTTGCTCGAAAATTGACAGTGGGATCACTAGCTGATTTAAAGAATATGTTTTTAAAAGTGGTTCAATGGTTTAAATACAAACGCCGTCTCATTTTCACAGCTTTGTTTTTCTATATTTTTACGATTATTCAAATGTTTTTGATTTCTGAGAAGCAATTGAGCATCAGCGTTTCTGACACAGTGAATGCGTATGGGTTTATTTTACTGAAAAGGCAAGCGCCGATTTTTTTGAATGTACTGATTATTATGATGTTTTTCATATTCTTATTGATCATCACAAATAAATTTTGGCATTCGTTTATTCTAACGCTAGTTATCGACTTAGTGATCACGATTTCGAATTATTTAAAGATTGCTTTGCGGGAAGAACCTGTGCTGCCTTCTGATTTAAAACTATTAACAGGTATCAATGAAATTATTGATATGGTCAATCCAATCATTATTTTCGTTGGTATTGCAGTGATCGTACTATTAGCGATTTCGAGCTATATATTAGAACGTAGAGCAAAGCGATTGTACAATTTAAAAATCAGTTGGAAAAAAAGAGGGATCGAACTGACGGTGATCTTACTGTTCTTTTCAAGTCTATTTTTTGTGAATCATAAAAATTCTCCATCATACTTATTTTTTAATCTGTTTAGAGTAAATCGTTATTTCTATAATCAAAAACTAGGCGCTCAGATCAATGGGCCAATTGTCCAATTTTTGAATAATATCGACGTATTAGTAATGGATGAGCCGAAGGATTACTCTGAAGAGAAGGTCAAAGCGATTATGAAAAAGTATGATAAAGCAGCCGAAACAATCAACAAAGACCGGTTGGATTGGGCAGAAAATGAAACAGTGATCTTTAATCTGAGTGAAAGCTTTAGCGACCCAAAACGTGTGCCAAACCTGACGATCGATAATGATCCGATGCCGTATGTTCGACAACTGATGAAACAAACGACTAGTGGATTGATGCTTTCCAATGGCTATGGAGGCGGTACGGCAAACATGGAGTGGGGGGCGCTGACGAGCCTTGACATCAGCAATCTTTCTCCAACATTACCGACACCGTATACCCAATTAGTAGAAAAACAATTTGTTTCACCAAATATTACGAATTTATTTGATGAAACTATTGCGATTCATCCCTATGTAGCAACTCTATACAACCGCAAAAATGTTTTTGAAAAATTTGGTTTTGATACGTTTTATTACGTTGACGGACCAGATGAATTAACGTATCAAGATAAAATAGACGACAATATCTATATCTCTGATTTTTCAGCCTATAACGAGACCTTGGATAAATTAAAGGCAAACCTTGATACGACACAATTTATTCAATTGTCAACTATGCAAAATCATATGCCTTATAAGGATTACTATCAGGAAAATAATTTTTCTTTTAGTGGAAATGCAGTAGTGAGAGATCGACATTCGGAGCTGAACACGTATATGCAGGGGATGTATTATACTGACGAAGCGGTCAAATATTTTATTCAAGAGCTGGATAAAATAGAAAAACCAATCACGTTTGTTTTTTATGGTGATCATCTACCCTCTCTTTATAGTGGGAATAATATGGGGAAATACGGTTTGGTTCAGCATGAAACGGACTATTTTATTTATAGTAATCGCTATAGCCGAGAGCGCAGCAAGAAACTAAATAAAAAAATTGTTGCTCCATATAATTTTCCTTCCTTAGCTTTAGAGCAGGCTAACATCAAAATCACTCCATTTTATGCATTGATGACGAAGCTGACGAATGATGTTTTAGCATCAACGACAGATCCATCTGCAAGTATATCGAATAATTATAATGGTCAAAAGATTTTTGTGACAGACAACAATAAAACATTATCTGAAAGTGATTTATCAAGTAAGCAAAAAGAACTCTTACATGAGTATCGTTTGATTCAGTATGATTTAACAGCGGGAGAAGAGTATGCTTCTGAATGGGCGAGTCAATCCGTTGTAAATCAAGAGTAG
- a CDS encoding bifunctional metallophosphatase/5'-nucleotidase — MKKYLSVGITVFLGMGFLAGCSSENKDSASSGEKQEANEKTVTILGTSDIHGRYMAWDYATDVENKIGSFAQIGTIVKEIRAENDNVLLVDAGDLIQDNSAELYKDDEPHPATEVLKALDYDVWTMGNHEFDYGFGVLDKITDQFEGGVLAGNVALEDGTPYYDAYKIVEQDGVKIGFIGMTTPMVAEFKKDTDIFDGKKLTDPVEETKKAVKDLKKKVDVLVGVVHMGIDNENDVHNTGVTDMAEAVPELDVVFAGHMHTLVEEEFINDVLIVEPDKYGRYVSRVDLDLVKKGDSYEVKKKAGSAIEVASYEEDQEINDLLQASHEKARKDANTVLGELTGMDLVPKDEIKGISSAQIQETPLVNFFGEVMLHYSQNADVVAFQIDTDTPSLDMGEIKKKDIARNYQFTDGEVTVYDITGKDLKDYMEWGAEYYNQTKPGDVTVSYNVERRSSKYNTNDRFYNVKYDIDLSKKAGERITNLRRIDETPITDGESLKIGMNQYRMNFLVSEDGPLAGRKFKEGYSTFSQDAFGEKEGRIRELAARYIKEEKNGVYEGKFLNNWRIVGVDTEAPERKAVVELINAEIVELPSEEGVTNIASINISEPATDELIQDLAKKADLTAKDIGNVKTTGELYQKISEQRKK; from the coding sequence ATGAAAAAGTATTTAAGTGTGGGGATAACTGTTTTCCTTGGGATGGGATTTTTAGCTGGCTGTTCTTCAGAGAATAAGGATAGTGCAAGTAGTGGAGAAAAACAGGAGGCAAATGAAAAAACAGTGACGATTTTAGGAACGTCTGATATCCATGGGCGTTATATGGCTTGGGATTATGCGACAGATGTTGAAAATAAAATTGGAAGTTTTGCCCAAATCGGAACAATCGTAAAGGAAATCAGAGCGGAAAATGACAATGTCTTATTAGTTGATGCTGGAGATTTGATTCAGGACAATTCAGCAGAGTTATACAAAGACGATGAGCCGCATCCGGCGACGGAAGTGCTGAAAGCACTGGATTATGATGTTTGGACAATGGGCAATCATGAGTTTGACTATGGGTTTGGTGTATTGGATAAAATTACCGACCAATTCGAAGGTGGCGTCTTAGCTGGAAATGTCGCATTAGAGGATGGAACACCCTATTATGACGCATATAAAATCGTGGAACAAGATGGTGTCAAGATCGGATTTATTGGAATGACGACACCGATGGTCGCTGAATTCAAAAAAGATACGGATATTTTTGACGGGAAAAAATTGACAGATCCAGTAGAAGAAACGAAAAAAGCTGTCAAAGACCTGAAAAAGAAAGTTGATGTTCTTGTCGGTGTTGTCCATATGGGGATCGATAATGAAAATGATGTACACAATACAGGCGTTACCGATATGGCAGAAGCAGTACCAGAATTGGATGTTGTTTTTGCGGGACATATGCACACACTAGTTGAAGAAGAATTTATCAATGATGTCTTGATCGTTGAACCGGATAAATACGGGCGCTACGTTTCTCGTGTGGATTTAGACTTAGTTAAAAAAGGTGACAGCTATGAAGTCAAGAAAAAAGCTGGTTCAGCGATCGAAGTAGCTAGCTATGAAGAAGATCAAGAGATCAATGATCTTTTACAAGCTTCTCACGAGAAAGCTAGAAAAGATGCCAATACAGTACTTGGGGAATTGACGGGAATGGATTTAGTGCCAAAAGATGAGATCAAAGGAATTTCTTCTGCTCAAATTCAAGAAACGCCATTAGTCAATTTCTTTGGCGAAGTGATGCTTCATTATAGTCAAAATGCAGATGTCGTTGCGTTTCAGATCGATACAGATACGCCTTCTTTAGATATGGGGGAAATCAAGAAAAAAGATATCGCTCGAAATTATCAATTTACAGACGGAGAAGTGACTGTCTACGATATTACAGGGAAAGATTTAAAAGACTACATGGAGTGGGGCGCAGAATATTATAACCAAACAAAACCAGGAGACGTAACCGTCAGCTATAATGTTGAACGCCGTTCCAGCAAATATAATACAAATGATCGTTTCTATAATGTAAAATACGATATCGATCTATCTAAAAAAGCGGGTGAACGCATTACTAATTTGCGAAGGATTGATGAAACACCGATCACAGATGGAGAAAGCTTAAAAATCGGCATGAATCAATATCGAATGAACTTTTTAGTGTCAGAGGATGGACCTTTGGCTGGGCGTAAATTCAAAGAAGGTTATTCTACATTTTCGCAAGATGCATTTGGTGAAAAAGAAGGCCGAATTCGTGAATTGGCTGCTCGTTACATCAAAGAAGAAAAAAACGGCGTGTATGAAGGGAAATTTTTAAATAATTGGCGTATTGTTGGTGTGGATACAGAAGCACCTGAAAGAAAAGCAGTCGTAGAGTTGATCAATGCTGAAATAGTAGAATTGCCTAGCGAAGAGGGTGTGACGAATATTGCGTCGATCAATATATCTGAGCCAGCGACTGACGAATTGATTCAAGACTTAGCTAAAAAAGCTGATTTAACAGCTAAAGATATCGGTAATGTGAAAACGACGGGTGAATTATACCAAAAAATCAGTGAACAACGAAAAAAATAA
- a CDS encoding helix-turn-helix domain-containing protein, whose product MLKKIITEKDIQRQILLLEQLLNQQTITAKNLSATIGTTERTIFSDLQLIREQLPLGWSIETDSSGIRLVNASNALTNDIWELFLDQSVSVQLVKELFFTKELVTPTFLQNSGVSLETLKRHTKKINQQLKSYHVEIKLTASNAKLLGEESAIRIFYHRLLVPFTHNNYFFTDYAIHEEHYFRFLKKINRSSISVDTEQIFGACWFFINTIRIKANCRIETFPFEQSDALFALYAPHLEDLYAKEGIYLQGEEIFFAFFCFLESWNYDNHYGTQLKEVFNQQYGSLETAVQSFVSHLAEEIELPRLAVTPLASNLVLLLIKYIESPVLSEMFQLEYQELIINRQNQWLDFNTRNQQLLDILGSEVAIHYPDYFFNLATLLEQQAIFSVQPQLLTVYFIYQGEPAWKAFLQQELADYLGNRVTLKAIEWTELSEIQLKKTDLLVSNFPLERITIPVFYISSIPTKNELHQLKELTLEPYL is encoded by the coding sequence ATGCTAAAAAAAATCATTACAGAAAAAGATATCCAACGGCAGATCCTATTATTGGAGCAGTTGTTGAATCAGCAAACCATTACCGCAAAAAATCTGTCAGCTACTATAGGCACAACTGAACGAACGATTTTTTCAGATTTACAATTGATCCGCGAGCAACTTCCTTTAGGTTGGTCGATCGAAACGGACAGTTCTGGTATTCGTTTGGTGAATGCCAGTAACGCACTGACGAACGACATATGGGAACTCTTTTTAGATCAGTCTGTCAGTGTCCAACTAGTCAAAGAATTATTTTTCACTAAAGAATTAGTGACACCAACGTTTCTTCAAAATAGTGGTGTTTCGTTGGAAACATTGAAACGCCATACAAAGAAAATCAACCAGCAGTTAAAATCTTATCATGTCGAAATCAAATTGACTGCGTCCAACGCCAAACTCTTGGGTGAAGAAAGTGCCATACGTATTTTTTATCATCGGCTGCTCGTTCCTTTTACTCACAATAATTACTTTTTCACAGATTATGCGATTCATGAAGAGCATTATTTCCGTTTTCTAAAAAAAATCAACCGCTCGTCGATTTCTGTCGATACTGAACAAATCTTTGGTGCCTGTTGGTTTTTTATCAATACGATTCGGATCAAAGCGAATTGCCGTATCGAAACATTTCCATTTGAGCAGTCAGATGCACTGTTTGCTTTGTATGCCCCCCACTTAGAGGATTTGTATGCTAAAGAAGGGATTTATTTACAGGGAGAAGAGATCTTTTTTGCTTTTTTCTGCTTTTTAGAAAGCTGGAACTATGATAATCATTACGGTACTCAATTGAAGGAAGTGTTCAATCAGCAGTATGGTTCTCTAGAAACAGCCGTGCAGTCATTTGTTAGCCATTTAGCTGAAGAAATCGAACTGCCAAGACTAGCTGTAACACCGTTAGCCTCTAATTTAGTTTTATTACTGATCAAATATATTGAATCGCCTGTTTTATCTGAAATGTTTCAACTGGAATATCAGGAGTTGATCATAAATAGACAAAACCAATGGCTGGATTTTAATACGAGAAATCAACAATTACTAGATATTCTAGGTTCAGAAGTGGCGATCCATTATCCAGATTACTTTTTTAATTTGGCAACCTTATTAGAACAACAAGCAATATTTTCAGTTCAACCTCAACTCTTAACTGTCTACTTTATTTATCAAGGCGAACCTGCCTGGAAAGCTTTTTTACAGCAGGAGTTAGCTGATTATCTTGGAAATCGGGTCACATTAAAAGCCATTGAATGGACGGAACTATCAGAAATCCAGTTAAAAAAGACAGATTTGCTTGTTTCTAACTTTCCTTTGGAACGCATCACGATTCCAGTCTTCTATATTTCTTCGATCCCAACAAAAAATGAGCTCCATCAGTTGAAAGAGCTCACGTTAGAACCATATCTGTAA
- a CDS encoding HAD-IC family P-type ATPase codes for MSWYKQTIEQIMTQTKTNPSGLSQAERKNRLEADGYNKIEETQKVKPWQKFLKHYTDLLMLVLTAAAILKFVTGDFVEGAIIFLVVVINGFVSYWQERKAEESLDGLKQMMGQEAIILSEGTKTLVSAEELVQGDIVALKAGDVVPADLRLIEVHDLLIEESILTGESEAAEKNTEVLAQEAPAGDQKNMAFSGTLVQAGSALGIVVATGDSTEIGKINHALQSVKAQTTPLVKKMHQLNKQIFRGIMILIVFLLFFTTFRHGMEWNLMFSAMIALIVAMIPEGLPAVLTMILSMGVKEMAHENAIIKNMPSVETLGAMTVICSDKTGTLTENKMTVVDLATDEPQMIEEIMNNCQELKLKDHQSASELQGNPTELALLHYVEDADLKLKPVIGKIPFSSSYKYMATLHPEAQGAVIFVKGAPEVLMAKSALSETEQVSWQRQASGLAQKGQRVLGFAYKKVTSQQELTHEMLSELTFAGLAGIIDPPKQSAIQAVKESQEAGIAVKMITGDHKETAKAIGEQIGLKHTAKVLEGVDIDHLTEEELAVQVQQVDVFARTTPEHKLRIVTALQNNGEIVGMTGDGVNDAPALKKADIGIAMGIKGSEVSKQAADMVLADDNFHTIAKAVKEGRRIFDNLKKTINFFLPTALAQGLIVVWALMANQPLPLTPVQILWVNMVTTITLSYALGFEKASADTMKRPPRETNEGILSGYSMFRIVYVSLLIMIPAYLLAMNFDGQALQQTMLLQNIVLAQAAYMINCRELVNPSLNKGLLQNRALFVSLGILLLLQTAVVFLPVAQQLIGTVGLSMAQQIVILGNVFLLFLVVEVEKRVTRYLRTKKTKTTSDACR; via the coding sequence ATGAGCTGGTATAAACAAACAATAGAACAAATCATGACGCAAACAAAAACGAACCCTAGCGGACTTTCACAAGCCGAACGGAAAAATCGTCTGGAAGCCGATGGCTATAATAAAATAGAAGAAACACAAAAAGTAAAACCGTGGCAAAAATTTTTAAAACACTATACGGATCTATTGATGCTCGTGTTAACGGCAGCGGCAATCTTAAAATTTGTTACAGGGGATTTCGTTGAAGGAGCAATTATTTTCTTAGTCGTTGTGATCAATGGCTTCGTTAGCTATTGGCAAGAGCGCAAGGCAGAAGAGTCACTGGATGGGCTTAAGCAAATGATGGGACAAGAGGCGATCATTCTTTCAGAAGGCACGAAAACACTCGTATCTGCAGAAGAACTGGTGCAAGGAGATATCGTCGCATTAAAGGCTGGTGATGTGGTACCAGCAGATCTAAGATTAATTGAAGTGCATGATCTTTTGATCGAAGAGTCGATTTTAACAGGGGAATCAGAAGCAGCAGAAAAAAATACTGAGGTTTTAGCGCAAGAAGCACCAGCCGGCGATCAAAAAAATATGGCGTTTTCTGGTACCTTGGTGCAAGCTGGTTCAGCCTTAGGAATTGTTGTCGCGACCGGAGATTCAACTGAAATTGGTAAAATCAACCATGCACTACAATCAGTCAAAGCTCAAACAACACCGTTAGTGAAAAAAATGCATCAGCTGAATAAACAAATTTTTAGAGGAATCATGATCTTGATTGTTTTCCTACTTTTCTTCACAACCTTCCGTCACGGAATGGAGTGGAATCTGATGTTTTCCGCGATGATCGCCTTGATCGTTGCGATGATTCCAGAAGGATTGCCAGCAGTTTTGACAATGATCTTATCAATGGGTGTAAAAGAAATGGCCCATGAAAATGCGATCATCAAAAATATGCCTTCTGTGGAAACCTTAGGAGCCATGACTGTCATTTGTTCAGATAAAACCGGAACGTTGACAGAAAATAAAATGACCGTTGTGGATCTAGCAACGGATGAGCCGCAAATGATCGAAGAGATCATGAACAATTGTCAGGAACTAAAATTAAAAGATCACCAGTCAGCAAGTGAACTACAGGGAAATCCAACTGAATTAGCGTTGCTTCATTACGTGGAAGACGCTGATTTAAAACTAAAACCAGTTATTGGGAAAATTCCATTTAGTTCCAGCTATAAATATATGGCAACGCTACATCCGGAAGCACAAGGAGCAGTTATCTTTGTAAAGGGAGCTCCGGAAGTCTTGATGGCAAAGTCAGCTCTATCTGAAACTGAGCAAGTAAGCTGGCAAAGGCAAGCCTCGGGATTAGCTCAAAAAGGGCAAAGAGTGCTAGGATTTGCTTATAAGAAAGTCACGTCACAACAGGAACTGACACATGAGATGCTGTCAGAGTTGACGTTTGCAGGTTTAGCCGGCATCATCGATCCACCGAAACAAAGCGCGATCCAAGCAGTCAAAGAGTCACAAGAGGCAGGGATTGCGGTAAAAATGATCACAGGAGATCATAAGGAGACCGCAAAAGCGATTGGTGAACAGATCGGTCTGAAACACACAGCCAAAGTATTAGAAGGGGTAGATATCGACCATTTAACAGAAGAAGAGCTAGCCGTTCAAGTACAGCAAGTTGATGTTTTTGCCAGAACAACACCAGAGCACAAATTAAGAATCGTAACAGCTTTACAAAATAATGGAGAAATCGTTGGGATGACGGGTGACGGTGTCAACGATGCCCCTGCATTGAAAAAAGCGGATATTGGTATTGCCATGGGAATCAAAGGTAGTGAAGTGAGTAAGCAAGCGGCAGATATGGTCTTAGCAGATGATAATTTCCATACGATCGCTAAGGCAGTCAAAGAAGGTAGACGGATTTTTGATAATTTAAAGAAAACGATCAACTTCTTTTTACCGACAGCGTTGGCGCAAGGCTTGATCGTCGTCTGGGCACTTATGGCAAATCAGCCGTTGCCATTGACTCCTGTTCAAATTTTATGGGTCAATATGGTAACGACGATCACTTTGTCTTATGCTCTAGGCTTTGAAAAAGCGAGTGCAGATACAATGAAAAGACCGCCAAGAGAGACGAATGAAGGGATTTTATCCGGCTATAGTATGTTTAGGATCGTCTATGTTTCATTGCTCATCATGATTCCAGCGTACTTGCTAGCAATGAATTTTGATGGACAAGCGTTACAGCAAACGATGCTCTTACAAAACATCGTTTTAGCGCAAGCAGCATATATGATCAATTGTAGAGAGTTGGTAAATCCATCGTTAAACAAAGGCTTACTGCAAAATAGAGCGTTATTTGTATCATTAGGGATTTTACTTTTGCTACAAACAGCAGTCGTCTTTTTACCTGTCGCACAACAATTGATCGGAACCGTTGGACTTAGTATGGCGCAACAAATCGTCATTTTAGGAAATGTGTTCTTGTTGTTCTTGGTAGTAGAGGTTGAAAAGAGAGTGACAAGATATCTAAGGACTAAAAAAACAAAAACAACTAGCGATGCTTGTCGCTAG